The Arachis ipaensis cultivar K30076 chromosome B07, Araip1.1, whole genome shotgun sequence genomic interval tatgaaaatttagttaaatgagtcaaatcatctaacaactctcaaatatcaacttcacgtgaagtcgactacacctgagtttccaccgcAAAATAAATAGTTATAAAAGAAACTCAACATGCAAACaacacaagaacaagaacaacacacaacatacacacttaTAACCAGCGAATAAGACAACAACAGctgatataaatataaaaataatgatCCAAAACAGAAATACTTATATTCAAATACGCCAAGCAAGTACCTGAAGCATATTATTTGAGCTTTGAGGCTTGAGCATCATCTGGCTTCTGCACTGAGCTTAGTTCTCCACCCTTATTTTCCCGTAAGGTGTCTTCTCGAAGCGAGGTTCGGACTCTACCGATCCAAACATATTTGTTCCTGATGCTCTCATCATTTCATATATCAACAATTCAAACCCTCCCCATTGTGACATCCCTCTTATCTCCGCATTTTCTTTTCCTCTGATAAGCATGAATTCCGATGTATATTCTTCAGAAATGAGATCATCAGCATCGTCAGTTAAGATAATACATGCCTTCATCTTCCCATATGACGTATTGAAGCGCATAGCATATTCCTCTATCTAGCTTAATAATTCTTCCAACACAGTAtcattattttcttcttctgACGATTCCCCTTGGCCCGTGCATTTCAAGAGAACAGCGGTTGCCTTCTCTTTTATCGTTGTACTGCCGGGATTCCAAAATCCCCACGCTAGTTGGGTTGTCTTCCTCAAAATTGCTTTGGCGGTTATCTCTTCATGCTTTATGTGCAGTCTTCCCCAATAACGACGGGACGGAGGTTTTCCAGAACGCTGTTGCTCTAAAACGATTGCCATATCAATATCCATCCTCTCTTGGCCCTTTTCCTTCAACAATTCCATGCGTGCCCTCATCATTTCTTCTACAAATCGCCATGCTTCTCGTATTTCATTAGAGTATGCATCAGCAATATCTCTAGGCACATCATCCTTTATCAGGTTCATCACCCTCGAAACATTCCAATTAGATTCTTCATGTTCCTGCTTTAAGCTTGCACCATAGGCCGAAGATTCCGGCATTGTTGTTTCAGCCTTACCAGTCCTCAACGATCTCAGCAATGCCGATGTAAAAGAGGGAACTTCTGTTAACTCTACAAGAGGCAAATAGTCACCAAGTAATTCTCTTGGATTCAAATTTTCTGCCACTTGTCTCATTATACTTTCCTGGGGTTCATGCGGACTTCTTTTTGGAACCAAGTCGGATAACGGAGATTTGGGATTGGGATTCTTGAATTGAATATCAACCGAGTTAGTGTCTTGCTTATACACATACACACCCCAATGGCTGAGAGTTAAGGGTGATTCACATTGAACCTGAATGGCTTTCCAACCATCGTCTCCAACTCCAAGATACGCATCAAGACCATGCCACTCTTCGTTACTGAACAAAGCACGTAGATCAAAAAGTAGTACATGATCTTCCCCAACACTGAAATATTTGGAATCCTTTGGAAATATTTGTTTGCCACCTATGAACAAGTGAAGGCGAACAATGGCGGAGATGGATGAACCAATTTGAGGGAAGAAACCCAGGATGTCAGTCCTTGTCTCAGCAACACTGTTGCTCACAGTGGATCTCCCAAACATGAATGCTAAAGCAACAACAGGGAACTTTCCGCGAGCCCAAAACAGAGGAATACCTTCACTGGAATCGCAGTCAAACAAATTGGGAATATCCTTTTTTGGCATCACAATTTGAATTCTTTCGGTCTCTAGCAAAACCTGTGATATCAAAACACAAATATACCAACATTTACACGTAAAATATAACCCGTAATCAGTCTAAAAGGAACTGCACATTGAAAAATCAATCTGAAAAGGTTATGGGGAGTGGAAAGATACCTTAGATCACAGTTCAGTTGAGGACCCTGAAGTTAAGGATAAGCAATATCTTGCATCTACTTTTTGAATGCTTGATGGCAGTTCTGAAATTGTCTTAAGATTCTTACAATAACTCATATCAAGACATTTTATGTGCAAAGATCGTTCGATGCAATTTGGGAGGGATACAAAATCTTTGTGTGATACATTGACGTCTTCCAACTTTTGAAGAACCTGAATAGTTGGATGAAGATCTTCATCTGATAGATTGGCACCAGTGAAGTTCAGTCTCTTTATATTTGGGCAGTCATCTAATGTGGAATGGCTCTCTTTGAACCTCTTAAATGATCTTCTAAGATGATAACATCCCTCAACGGTTAATGTGAAAAGTTTCGGCAACTTGAAGAAGCTACTTGTTAGATCTTTGAGTCCTCTGCATATTGAAATGTCTATATGCTCAAGCCCTATAAGATTACCAATGGAATCTGGGAACTCTTTGATAGCAGTATTTGCCAAGTAAATCTTTAATGGCTTATCCATCTTTTGCATGACATCTGGGAAGTTCTGAAGTTTCTTACAAAAGTAAAATGAAAGCACTTCGAGAGATGGCAAATACATTCTTGGCACAAAACTACGAAGCACCCTGCATTCTGAGGCACTTAAGTACACAAGATTTGGCAGAAACCCAACAGATTCATCAAACTTTACCAACTTATGGCATCTGTCTAGTGTGAAGactttcaagctttttgctccagACACATTGGGAATTAGTGTAATGGACTGACATTGGGAGAGATTGATAAATGTCAAATCCTCAAATATCTGCAATGAAAGATGAATAAATTGATCATCATCATGTTCAATAATACCAAGTtttattcaatgcttgctttaaCAAAGAATTCAAAAAAGACCCGCTTTTATGAGGTGTGTAAATTAGAAAGGTGTGTACCTGAAATGACTTTTCCAATTTAAGAGTACTGTGAGGTAGCTTGAGGTCAACAATTTTGTTGGGATGAAAATCAAGTGGGAATGACTCTGATGGATACCCTTTCCACTCCAATAGTCGCAAACTATTTGGAAGACGACTTGGAGCTGTTGAAAATATTGTATTCCGAACAATTAGAATCCTAAGGTTTTCCATCTTGTCAAAGGCAGTAGTAATCCAATGATCTACTTCTTCATGGGTAGCAGGGTGAAGCATTATTCCTTCAATTGAACTACTTCCCTATAAAACACATGCAGAGAATTAGCAACAATTACTCAAGTATTATAATATCTGTAGGTGTAAAAAATACGGTAACTGACAGGGGGTTGATTGAATTTCTTACTGTGTCATCTTTGAGAACCTGAAGAATGTCTTTATGAGACCATAATCTATTACGTTCACCAGGGTTTGTTGGCGAGTCACTCATTACAATCTCCTTGCCCATGTCTTGCACTAGATTATGCATTTCCAAGCAGCCATTTTGATTTACAGTGATTGTTGTGGTTATGGTAtgagaagatgacaaaatcttatatttgtgttatggtttcaaggcacgattaaatctctttctttagagagatatttgtccccacacttagttgctatagggttgatgacaatactctcccaggATACAATGAAACCAATGAATTTCTTAGTTAGCAATAATAAGAAATTCTtaactctcttgaacaaagaaaacTCTCAATAGTTAAAATCACATGTACACTTAGTACTTGTTATTTTCCCTTTTGTTACACACACCATTAAATAGTGggtaattcatatatatatatatgctgtaTGTATTAGAATTAAAAGTCACGTAAATCAAGAGTCACGTAGCTTTTGAACAGATGTAACCTTTGGTTATTGAATGGTTACATAATGAAAAGATATGACTTTTTGATTATTTCTTGAATAGGTACAAAGTACCGTTAATACTTAACATACACTAACAAGCattcataa includes:
- the LOC107607746 gene encoding probable WRKY transcription factor 19 encodes the protein MHNLVQDMGKEIVMSDSPTNPGERNRLWSHKDILQVLKDDTGSSSIEGIMLHPATHEEVDHWITTAFDKMENLRILIVRNTIFSTAPSRLPNSLRLLEWKGYPSESFPLDFHPNKIVDLKLPHSTLKLEKSFQIFEDLTFINLSQCQSITLIPNVSGAKSLKVFTLDRCHKLVKFDESVGFLPNLVYLSASECRVLRSFVPRMYLPSLEVLSFYFCKKLQNFPDVMQKMDKPLKIYLANTAIKEFPDSIGNLIGLEHIDISICRGLKDLTSSFFKLPKLFTLTVEGCYHLRRSFKRFKESHSTLDDCPNIKRLNFTGANLSDEDLHPTIQVLQKLEDVNVSHKDFVSLPNCIERSLHIKCLDMSYCKNLKTISELPSSIQKVDARYCLSLTSGSSTEL